Proteins encoded in a region of the Clostridium butyricum genome:
- a CDS encoding GntR family transcriptional regulator, translating to MSWDFNDDRPIYLQLMEQIQLKIICGVYKPGDKLPSVRDIASEASVNPNTMQKALTELEKTGLVFSKRTSGRFITEDSDMIKNIRNDLAKHQISNFLKRMEEIGYTKEEAIKLVESIVKEMK from the coding sequence ATGTCATGGGATTTTAATGATGACAGACCAATTTACTTACAGCTTATGGAACAAATTCAATTAAAAATAATCTGTGGCGTTTATAAACCTGGAGATAAACTTCCTTCAGTAAGGGATATTGCCAGTGAAGCTTCTGTTAATCCAAATACTATGCAAAAAGCATTAACAGAGCTTGAAAAAACAGGGCTAGTATTTAGTAAGAGAACAAGTGGACGATTTATTACGGAGGATTCTGATATGATCAAAAATATAAGAAATGATTTAGCAAAACATCAAATATCTAACTTTCTAAAAAGAATGGAAGAGATAGGATATACAAAAGAAGAAGCAATAAAACTTGTTGAATCAATAGTAAAGGAGATGAAATAA